The following proteins come from a genomic window of Micromonospora zamorensis:
- a CDS encoding D-alanine--D-alanine ligase family protein yields the protein MGTTAVERLLVTDSVASPDLRVVVLAGGLSYERDVSLRSGRRVLDALRAVGVEAELRDADVALLPALAADPPDAVVIALHGATGEDGSLRGVLDLCDIPYVGCDARASRVAWDKPSAKAVLREAGIPTPDWVALPHDRFSELGAVAVLDRIVDRLGLPLMVKPAQGGSGLGGAVVRDAAALPAAMVGCFAYDSTALVERYVPGMDVAVSVVDLGDGPQALPPVEIVPRNGVYDYAARYTAGRTTWHAPARLDPEVAATVADVALAAHTALGLRDLSRVDVIVDASGQPHVLEVNVSPGMTETSLLPLAVQAAGLDFGRLLGTLVNRAAARLTTS from the coding sequence TCGCGGGTGGGCTCTCCTACGAGCGGGACGTGTCACTGCGCTCCGGTCGCCGGGTGCTCGACGCGCTGCGCGCCGTTGGGGTGGAGGCCGAGCTGCGCGACGCCGACGTGGCGCTGCTCCCCGCACTGGCCGCCGACCCACCGGACGCGGTGGTGATCGCACTGCACGGCGCCACCGGCGAGGACGGCTCGCTGCGCGGGGTGCTGGACCTGTGCGACATCCCGTACGTCGGCTGCGATGCCCGCGCCTCCCGGGTCGCCTGGGACAAGCCCTCGGCCAAGGCCGTGCTTCGCGAGGCCGGCATCCCCACCCCGGACTGGGTGGCCCTGCCGCACGATCGCTTCTCCGAGCTGGGCGCGGTCGCCGTACTGGACCGGATCGTCGACCGGCTGGGCCTGCCCCTGATGGTCAAGCCCGCCCAGGGCGGGTCGGGGCTGGGTGGCGCGGTGGTCCGCGACGCGGCGGCGCTGCCTGCGGCGATGGTCGGCTGCTTCGCGTACGACTCCACGGCCCTCGTCGAGCGGTACGTGCCCGGCATGGACGTGGCGGTCTCCGTTGTCGACCTCGGCGACGGACCGCAGGCGTTGCCGCCGGTGGAGATCGTGCCGCGCAACGGCGTGTACGACTACGCCGCCCGCTACACGGCCGGCCGGACCACCTGGCACGCGCCGGCTCGGCTGGACCCGGAGGTGGCCGCCACGGTCGCCGACGTGGCTCTCGCCGCGCACACCGCACTCGGCCTGCGGGACCTCTCCCGCGTCGACGTGATCGTGGACGCCTCGGGCCAGCCGCACGTGCTGGAGGTCAACGTCTCGCCGGGCATGACCGAGACGTCACTGCTGCCGCTCGCCGTGCAGGCGGCGGGGTTGGACTTCGGCCGACTCCTCGGCACGCTGGTCAACCGAGCAGCGGCTCGCCTCACCACTTCCTGA